The Mycobacterium sp. EPa45 genomic interval TGCTGAGGTGTGAACACCGGTTTCAACGGTGGTGCTGAGCTCGGCGGCGGCTTCGAGAGCGGCGCCCAGTTGGGTGGCGGCCTGGAGAGTGGCGCCCAGTTGGGCGGCGGCTTCCAGTCCGGTGCTGAGGTGTGAACACCGGTTTCAACGGTGGTGCTGAGCTCGGCGGCGGCTTCGAGAGCGGCGCCCAGTTGGGTGGCGGCCTGGAGAGTGGCGCCCAGTTGGGCGGCGGCTTCCAGTCCGGTGCTGAGCTCGGTGGTGGCTTCCAGTCCGGTGCTGAGCTTGGTGGGCAGAGCGGGTTTGGTGTGAACACCGGTTTCAACGGTGGTGCTGAACTTGGTGGTGGCTTCCAGTCCGGTGCTGAGCTCGGTGGCGCTGCAGCCGCCGGTGCCGGTGCGGCCGTCGGTGGCGGCGCTAACATCAATGCGCAGAGCGGGTTTGGCGCTCAGGCCGGAGGCCAGTTCGGTGGCGGCGCCAACGTAGGCAGCAACTTCGCCGCCGGTGGCAGCAGCCAGCTCGCTGGCGGCGCGCAGATCAACGATCGCGCTCGCGTCATCGACACCAACAGCGAGGTTGACGCCGAACGTCGCGCGACGCTCAGTGGCAGCACGAATGCTGGTGGCAGCGCAAGCGGTTCGGCGAATGTCGGCACAGGCCTGAGCGCACAGGAGAACGCGAACTTCAGCAGCACCTCCAATGTCGGCTTCAGCAGCCCGCTCGGCGGTGCGAGCCTCGGTAACCAGACCGCCGCGGCCGGTGGCGGAGCGATCGGCCTGGGTGGCGCCGGTGTGACCGCGGCTGGCAATGCCGCGGCGAGCAGCACGACCGCTGCCGCGTTCACCAGTCCGCTCGGCGGTGCGACCGCCAGTGCGCAGGCAGCTGCGAGCAACACTGCGGCAGCGAGCTTCCTGCACAACGACGGTGCGGCCCTCGGTGGCCAGACCAACGTCGCTGCCGGGTTCGGTGGACAGACCAACCTCGGCGGTGTCGTCGGTGGGCAGACCGGCTTCGGTGGCGCCTTCGGCGGGCAGACGCACGTCGCCGCCTCCGAGACCTCGGCGGCTCACGTGGGTGGCCAGACCGGGATCACCGGCGCCTCGAGCATCACCGGCGGTGCCAATGCCTCCGGCGGTGGCAGCGCGAACTTCCTCAACCACGAGGCGACGAGCCTGAACCTGCACAACTCGGTTCAGGGCGCCGGTTCGACGAGCGGCTCAGCGTCGGCCGACCATGTGTCGGCGGGCGGAAATACCGCCTTCCAGAACACCTTTGGTGGTCAGGGCAGCATCCTGGGTCACGACACCGCGGCGCTCGGCAGCCACGGCTCTGTCAACACCGGTGCCAGCGGGTCCGCGTCGACGACGGCTCAGGGCTCGGCAACGACCCCGTCGCAGGGCAGCAGCGTCATCCATACCGGTGGTTCTGCGACCGGCGGTGGACAGGTCGCGGCAGGCTCCAACGGTGGCTCGGTGATCACCACGTCGCAGGGCGGTGCTCACGCCGCCGGATCGAGCTCGGTTGACAGCAGCCACAACTCGGCGACTGTCGATCAGCATTCGGCTTTCGACGCGTCGAGCCACGCCGCGGCGACTCCGGTGCCCGATCACTCGACGTACGACCAGTCGTCGCACGCGAGCACCGACTACTCGAGTCACTCGCTGTACGACACGAGCCACGACAGCGCGGCGGCGCACAGCCAGGCGAGCACCGACCTGTCGGCGCACAACCAGTTCGATCAGCACCCCGGGTTCTGATCGGAGAAGACCTGACACACAATCGGTGGGGACCGCATGGTCCCCACCGATGTGTTTGTGCCAGCGCCTAGTCCGAGATCTCGGCGAACTCCGCGGATCGAGCCAACGCCTGCCGCGCGTAGGCGCGCACGTCGGCGTCGGTGTCGTCCAGGGCCCCCAGCAGTGCGTCGCGGGCGGCCGGCTGGAAGACCCACCGGGTCAAGCCCAGCACCGCCGCCTTGCGTACGTCCAGGTGCCGGTCGACCAGCGCGCGGACCAACAGCTCCACGCCGGCCTCGTCCGCTCCGGACAACGCGCGAACCGCTCCGACGCGGATCTGCCACGCGGTGTCGCGTAGCGCCCGTTCGATGACGATCAGATCGGAGTCCTCGCAGCCGACCTCGCCGAGGGCGGCCAGGGCGGCGGCGCGCACCAACGGGTCCGGGTCACCGGCGAGTTGCCGGACCGCAGCGGGTCCACTGGCGAGGGTGCCCAATCCGTTGGCGGCCGCGATGCGAACCTCGCGGTTCTCGTCCTGGGCGGCTGAAGCGACACCCTCGGCGTCGTCGACCGACACCAGCGCACGGACCGCCTCGATCCGCACCCGGTGATCGGGATCTGCGAGCGCGGCCCGGAAGCTGTCGACGTCGCCCACTCGCCGGAAGCTCAGCAGGTAGAGCGCGGAGCTGCGCACCACCGGATCCGGCGAGGACAAAAGGGGTTGCGCCGCAGCGGGATCGGGCAAGACCTCGACGAGTTCCCGCACACCGTCTGCGGCGGCACTGCGGACGCCGGCGTCGTCGTCGGCCAGAGCAGCGATCAACGCGCCCGCATACCCGTCGCAGAGATGTTCGCTCAACGCATCCACAGCGGTGCGACGCACCGACGGGTCGGCGTCGGCCAGAAACTCGGCGAGGTCCTCCAGTGAGGGCGAATCCAGTGCGAGTACGGCGGCGATCCGCGGCGACGGCGGATGCGTCGGCGGCTGGATCACGGTGGCCACCGGCGCCGCGTCCCAGTGCCGGTCGTGGGCGATCGTCGGTTGTTCCACCGGGATCGGGTCGGTCTCACCGCTCGGCAGATCGTCGAGGCCGGGGACCGGGACGAAGTACGGCGCGACCGGCCGCTTGAGGAACTCCATCGTCCCGTCCGCGGTCTTGCGCAGGTTCAGGTGGTAGCGCCAGTTGACGTCGTCGCGGTCGGGAACGTCGGAACGATCGTGATAGAGGCCCCAGCGAGATTCGGTGCGCGTCAGTGACGACCGTGCAGCCATCTCGGCACAGTCCCTGATGAAGGACACCTCGACGGCGCGCATCAACTCGTGCGGGGTGCGGGCACCGATCTGTTCGATCTCGTCGTGCATCCGCTCGAAGGTGTCGACCGCGATCGACAGCTTCGTCGCCGTCTTCGGCGGGGCGACGTAATCGTTGACGAAGCGCCGCAGTTTGTACTCGACCTGGGGTTGCGGCGGTCCGTCGGGATGGTGCAGCGGCCGGTACACCAGATCGTGTGCCTCGCGGAGCTGCTCGTCGGGAAGTGCCTGCGGCGCTTGCAGATCGGCAAGCGTGGAGGCGGCGTGCTCGCCGGCCAGCTCCCCGTAGACGAACGCACCGATCATGTAGTTGTGCGGGACACACGCCAGATCGCCGGCGGCGTACAGCCCGGGGACCGTCGTGCGGGCGTGCTCGTCAACCCATACACCCGATGCGGAATGGCCACTGCACAAACCGATTTCGGAGATATGCATCTCGATGTCGTGCGTACGGTAGTCGTGCCCGCGGTTGGCGTGGAAGGTGCCGCGAGTGGGCCGCTCGGTGGTGTGCAGGATGTTCTCCAGCGCGGTCAGCGTTTCATCCGGCAGGTGGCTGACCTTCAGGTAGATCGGTCCGCGCGCGGATTCGATCTCGCGCTTCACCTCGGCCATCATCTGACCCGACCAGTAGTCGGAGTCGACGAACCGGTCACCGTTGGCGTTGACTTGATAGCCGCCGAAGGGGTTGGCGACGTACGCACAGGCCGGCCCGTTGTAATCCTTGATCAGCGGGTTGATCTGGAAGCACTCGATGCCGGAGAGTTCCGCCCCGGCGTGGTACGCCATCGCGTAGCCATCACCGGCGTTGGTCGGATTCTCGTAGGTGCCATACAGATACCCCGATGCGGGTAGGCCCAGGCGACCGCAGGCGCCGGTCGCCAGGATCACGGCTTTGGCTGCGACGGCGACGAATTCGCCGGTGCGGGAATTCAGGGCCGCGGCTCCCACCGCGCGGCCACCCGACGTCAGCACGCGCACCGGCATCAACCGGTTCTCGATCTGGATCTTCTCCCGCATCGATTTCTGTCGCAGCACCCGGTAGAGCGCCTTCTTGACGTCCTTGCCTTCGGGCATCGGCAGGACGTAGGACCCGGAGCGGTGTACTCGGCGCACCGCGTACTCGCCGTGCTCGTCCTTCTCGAACTTGACGCCGTAGCGTTCGAGTCGCTGCACCATCGCGAAGCCGCGGGTCGCGGTCTGGTAGATGGTGCGCTGATTGACGATCCCGTCGTTGGCCCTGGTGATTTCGGCGACGTAGTCCTCGGGCACCGCCTTGCCCGGGATCACGGCGTTGTTGACGCCGTCCATGCCCATCGCCAGGGCACCCGAATGCCGGACGTGCGCCTTTTCCAGCAACAGCACCCGGGCGCCGTGCTCGGCGGCGGTCAACGCCGCCATCGTGCCCGCGGTACCACCGCCGATCACGAGCACGTCACACTCCAGGCGCGTGGTATTGGCGAGGTCAGGGATGTGCATCAAGACAGCTCCGGGGTATCAAGGGCGGCAATGAGTTCCGAGCGTAGGGCGCTGCGGTCGACGGAAGGATCGCGTGGCGTCGGAACGTCAGGCAGCCCCCGTAGCGGGTGGCCCGCCCGACCGAGCACGGCGATGCGGTCGCCGATGAGCAACGCCTCGTCGACGTCGTGGGTGACGAAGACGATCGTGGTCGGATGGGCCCGCCAGGTGTCGATCAGCAGCTTCTGCATGCTGGACCGGGTCTGCGCATCCAGCGCCCCGAACGGTTCGTCCAT includes:
- a CDS encoding fumarate reductase/succinate dehydrogenase flavoprotein subunit; this encodes MHIPDLANTTRLECDVLVIGGGTAGTMAALTAAEHGARVLLLEKAHVRHSGALAMGMDGVNNAVIPGKAVPEDYVAEITRANDGIVNQRTIYQTATRGFAMVQRLERYGVKFEKDEHGEYAVRRVHRSGSYVLPMPEGKDVKKALYRVLRQKSMREKIQIENRLMPVRVLTSGGRAVGAAALNSRTGEFVAVAAKAVILATGACGRLGLPASGYLYGTYENPTNAGDGYAMAYHAGAELSGIECFQINPLIKDYNGPACAYVANPFGGYQVNANGDRFVDSDYWSGQMMAEVKREIESARGPIYLKVSHLPDETLTALENILHTTERPTRGTFHANRGHDYRTHDIEMHISEIGLCSGHSASGVWVDEHARTTVPGLYAAGDLACVPHNYMIGAFVYGELAGEHAASTLADLQAPQALPDEQLREAHDLVYRPLHHPDGPPQPQVEYKLRRFVNDYVAPPKTATKLSIAVDTFERMHDEIEQIGARTPHELMRAVEVSFIRDCAEMAARSSLTRTESRWGLYHDRSDVPDRDDVNWRYHLNLRKTADGTMEFLKRPVAPYFVPVPGLDDLPSGETDPIPVEQPTIAHDRHWDAAPVATVIQPPTHPPSPRIAAVLALDSPSLEDLAEFLADADPSVRRTAVDALSEHLCDGYAGALIAALADDDAGVRSAAADGVRELVEVLPDPAAAQPLLSSPDPVVRSSALYLLSFRRVGDVDSFRAALADPDHRVRIEAVRALVSVDDAEGVASAAQDENREVRIAAANGLGTLASGPAAVRQLAGDPDPLVRAAALAALGEVGCEDSDLIVIERALRDTAWQIRVGAVRALSGADEAGVELLVRALVDRHLDVRKAAVLGLTRWVFQPAARDALLGALDDTDADVRAYARQALARSAEFAEISD